The Acidobacteriaceae bacterium nucleotide sequence GGAAATTGACGGATGAGTTCGCTGACGCGCTCGGCGTGGTTGCGGGCGTCGTCGATGCGGAAGCGCGAGGCGTTGCGGCGGTAGTCTTCGATGCCTTTGAGCAGCTTGTCGGTGAACTTCTGGCCCATGCGCGGGAGCGTGAGCAGGTCGCCGCGTTTGGCGGCCTCTTCGAGCTGATCGACGTTCTGGATGCCCATGGCGGAGTGGACGAGGGCGACGGTCTTGGGGCCCATGCCGGGGAGGCGGAGGATCTCGAGCATGGAGGCGCTGTATTTGGTCAGCAACTCGTCGCGCAGGGGCATGGAGCCGGTGGTGACGAGGTCGCGGATGTTGGCGGCCATGCCTTTGCCGATGCCGGGGATCGCGAGCAGCGCCTTGGGATCCGCGTCGGGTGTGACGAGGGTTTCGAGCGGCGTCGTTTGCTGCTCGACGGTCTCGGCGGCACGCCGATAGGAGCGGATGCGGAAGGGATCGGCTGCGTCGATTTCGAGCAGCGAGGCGGTTTCGTCGAGCAGGCGGGCGAGGGTGATGTTATCCATGGCAGGGCAGGCACGGCGGCAAGAGCAGAAGCCCGGCGGCGGCGCATCCTGTGATTGTAGGATGCCCGGGCCGGGCTTCGTTGAGCGTGTCGCTGTTTCGTCGAGGGTCAAGCCTGTTTGAGAATCGTGACGTTGTCAGCCTGTGGTCCTTTGTCTCCCTGAATGATGTCGAACTCTACCTCGTCCCCTTCTTTGAGGCCGCGGTATCCATCCATCTGGATAGAGCTGTAGTGAACGAAGACGTCTGTGCCATCTGGACGTCCCAGGAAGCCGAAGCCTTTTGCGTTGTTGAACCACTTCACGGTGCCTTTGTACTGAGCCATACGGTGCTATCTGTCCCGTCCTGCTTGGTTTGAGTAGCGAATACGTGTCGTGCTCTGCTGGTTTTCGCCGTACTAAAAGAGACGGTGTTTGAGAGAGTTACGGATAGATGAAGAGGCTGCCGTTCGTCAAAGTAATTTTGCTGTGAGTGAAAAATTGTTGGTAACGTTACTTTTTTCGCTTGGCGGGCTGGAGTGAAGCGTAGAGCAGGACACCTATGAGGGTTTTGCCGTCGTGGATTTTGCCCGCATGGATGAGGCGCATGACTTCGCTGAGCGGCGTCATGTGCAGCTCGATCTTCTCGTCTTCCTCGGGAGTGGCCTGGCCGAGCGTGAGGTCTTCGGCGAGCAGGATGTGCATGGCTTCAGAAAGGAAGCCGGGGCTGGCGAAGTACTTGGTGTGAACTGTCCACTTTTTGGCGCGGTAGCCGGTCTCTTCGATGAGTTCGCGTTTGGCGGCAGGGATTAGCTTTTCGCCCTTTTCGATGCGGCCGGCGGGTAGTTCGAGCAGGAACTGGTCGGCAGCGTGGCGGTACTGGCGAATGAGCAGGATGCCGGGGTCTTTGGGATTGGATTTGGTGTCGACGGCGAGGATAACGACGGAGCCGTTGTGGCGGATGACGTCGCGTGTGGCATGGACGCCGCCGGGTTCGGTGACTTCGTCCTGCGTGACCCAGAAGACTCTGCCCTGGTAGACGGTCTTGCTGGCGAGTACTTTGGCTTTGCCGCGCAGCGTTTTTCCGGCAAGCGGCTTGTCGGCAGCGGTGACTTTGGCGGGTTTGCTGGTGGCTTTCTTCGACGGTTTGGCGGCTGTTTTGACGACTTTCGGCATGGCTTCTAACGTACACGAGGCGGGTGGGCCGTGAATTGTTCGCAACGTGATGCTTCGATCTGCATCCAAATATCGTCAAGGTGAGAAACTGTATACGATGAACGCCGAATGCTTCCCTATATCGACGCTGCCAGGAACGAGCGCGCTTTTCCGCGCCTTCTGCGAGGGTGCGCCTGCGGAGGCAGCGGCATCGCTGGCGAAGTGGTACCCGGCTGATCCGTTTCACATGGGCTGGGCGGCGAAGTCGCCGGAGTTGCCCGTGGGGCATCGCGAGGGCCTGGCTGATGTGCTGAAGGCGCAGGCTGAGGCCTTTGGCGCTGGCGTGGCCACGTTCGAAAATATTGAGAAGCTGCGCAAGGGCGCGGCTGCGGTCGTGACCGGGCAGCAGGTGGGCCTGTTTGGCGGACCGTTGCTGACGCTGCTGAAGGCCGCGACGGCTGTTCGCAAGGCCAAGGACGCTACCGAAGCGACAGGTCGCGAGCATGTGCCGGTGTTCTGGCTGGCGAGCGAAGATCATGACCTGGCGGAAGTCGACCAGGTGGCGTTGTTATCGAAGACCGCTGTCGAGAAACTGGAGCTTGGCCTGAAGGCAGAGCGTCCGGTGCCGGTGGGGGGGCTGCCGATTGACGCTGCGGGGACGCTGGACAATCTTCTGGATTACGCTTGCGACCTGTTTGCGTGGGGGCCGTTTGCGGATACGCTGCGCGAGTCCTACGCTGCGGGTGAGACGCTGGCTTCGTCGTTTGGCAAGCTGATGACGCGGGTCTTTGCAGATTTCGGTTTGATTGTGATGGATGCGGCGTCGCGTGAGTTTCATGCCCTGGGCGCGAGTGCTTTGCGCGGCGCGATTGAAGAAGCCGAGGCGCTGGAAGAGGCGTTATTCGCTCGCTCTGCGGAGCTGGAAGCGAAGGGATTTCATGCCCAGGTGCTGGTGTCGAAGGGGCAGTCACTGCTGTTCCTGATCGACGCAGAGACCGGTGCGCGCCAGGCGCTGAAGCGGATGGCGGATGGCGAGTGGAAGGCTGGAGCAAGGACGCTGACGACGGCGGAGCTGCTGGCAGTTCTCGAAGCCGAGCCAGAGCGCATCAGCCCGAATGCTTTGTTGCGTCCGGTGTTTCAGGACACGATTCTGCCGACGGCGGCTTATGTTGGTGGACCGGCTGAGGTCGCGTACTTTGCGCAGTCGGCGGTGGTGTACGAGCGGTTGCTCGGCCGCATTACGCCGGTGCTGCCGCGGTTGTCGGCGACGCTGATCGAGCCTGCGATTGGGCAGGTGATGCAGCAGCACGAGGTTGCCGTGCAGCAGGTGTGGGCCGCGAAGACGGTGGACGAACTCGCGCTGCGGTTAGGTGCGCGTGCGTTGCCGATTGAGGCCAAGCGCAAGCTGGCTGCGGTGGGCAATGCGATGGATACGGAGCTATCTGCGCTGACGGAGTACGCTGAAAGTCTGAGCGCGGAGCTGGGTAAGGCTGCAGGAGTGAGCGCGAGCAAGATGCGGTACCAGATGAATCGTCTGCGGCGAATGGCGGCTCAGTATGAGCTGCAGCGTGAGGCTTCGCTGCGCAAGCATGCGACGGCGATCATGCTGAACATTCTGCCGGATGGGCATTTGCAGGAGCGCTGGCTGGGCGGTGCGTGGTATCTCGCCAAGGATGATGGCTCGCTGGTGCAGTCGCTGGTGGAGCATGCCGGGCTGGAGTGTCCGGGGCATCGGGTGTTGTTTCTGTAAGCAAGTGCAGGCTTGGAGACAAGCAGGTTCGTTACTGCGTTCGGAATGACAAGTTCTTGTGAACAGGATGGATGGAACTTCCTGTGCAGGGCTGCGTATTGCATTGTGTGAGGTGAGCGTTATGCACGCACTATTTGCAATTTGTCTGTTGCCGTTTGGAGCGATCCACTTTCTTCCGACCATCATTGCGCTGCTGCGCGATACGCGGGGCAAGTTTGGCATCTTCATGATCAATCTCTTCTTTGGCTGGACCGTGATTGGCTGGGTGATTGCGTTGTTTCTGGCTCTGCGGAATGAGCCGCGCTGGACGCGGGCTTATGCGTATGCTCCGGCAGGCTACTCGCGTCGGTACTAAAATGTCCTTCGAGGTGTTTTGCGATGGGACTGAGCGACCAGCCGTTTGAAGTGATGTGCCCCGATTGTGGCGGCATGTTGAAGATTGATCCGGTAAGCCGTTCGGTGATCTCGCATACGGCCGCTCCACGCAAGAAGACGTTTGAAGACTTTGGCGCTGCGGCACGAGCGTTGAAGGAGCAGGATGCGCGGCGCGAGTCGCTGTTCGCGCAGTCCGTGAACGCCGAGAAGAACAAGGAAGACCTGATGGCGAAGAAGTTTGCCGAAGCCGTGAAGAAGGCTAAAGAGTCTCCGATGACCGGCAAGCCGCTGCGAGAGTTTGATCTGGATTAGTTCGACCAGGCGTGAAAAGCCCTAACGTGGCGTGCGCAAAGTTTTGCACGCGAAGTACGCGAAGGAGTTACGGCTGTTGGGATGTTGATGCCTTGCTTCGTTGTTGAACATGAAATTGGAAACGGCCGAGGCAATTGC carries:
- a CDS encoding cold shock domain-containing protein, which encodes MAQYKGTVKWFNNAKGFGFLGRPDGTDVFVHYSSIQMDGYRGLKEGDEVEFDIIQGDKGPQADNVTILKQA
- a CDS encoding NUDIX hydrolase is translated as MPKVVKTAAKPSKKATSKPAKVTAADKPLAGKTLRGKAKVLASKTVYQGRVFWVTQDEVTEPGGVHATRDVIRHNGSVVILAVDTKSNPKDPGILLIRQYRHAADQFLLELPAGRIEKGEKLIPAAKRELIEETGYRAKKWTVHTKYFASPGFLSEAMHILLAEDLTLGQATPEEDEKIELHMTPLSEVMRLIHAGKIHDGKTLIGVLLYASLQPAKRKK
- the bshC gene encoding bacillithiol biosynthesis cysteine-adding enzyme BshC yields the protein MNAECFPISTLPGTSALFRAFCEGAPAEAAASLAKWYPADPFHMGWAAKSPELPVGHREGLADVLKAQAEAFGAGVATFENIEKLRKGAAAVVTGQQVGLFGGPLLTLLKAATAVRKAKDATEATGREHVPVFWLASEDHDLAEVDQVALLSKTAVEKLELGLKAERPVPVGGLPIDAAGTLDNLLDYACDLFAWGPFADTLRESYAAGETLASSFGKLMTRVFADFGLIVMDAASREFHALGASALRGAIEEAEALEEALFARSAELEAKGFHAQVLVSKGQSLLFLIDAETGARQALKRMADGEWKAGARTLTTAELLAVLEAEPERISPNALLRPVFQDTILPTAAYVGGPAEVAYFAQSAVVYERLLGRITPVLPRLSATLIEPAIGQVMQQHEVAVQQVWAAKTVDELALRLGARALPIEAKRKLAAVGNAMDTELSALTEYAESLSAELGKAAGVSASKMRYQMNRLRRMAAQYELQREASLRKHATAIMLNILPDGHLQERWLGGAWYLAKDDGSLVQSLVEHAGLECPGHRVLFL
- a CDS encoding superinfection immunity protein → MHALFAICLLPFGAIHFLPTIIALLRDTRGKFGIFMINLFFGWTVIGWVIALFLALRNEPRWTRAYAYAPAGYSRRY